In the Desulfobaccales bacterium genome, one interval contains:
- a CDS encoding rubrerythrin family protein encodes MSKTTENLKAAFAGESQANRKYLAFAAKADQEGYPQIARLFRAAAEAETIHAHNHLRALKAIRSTKENLQEAIAGESHEFKHMYPQMIAEAQAEGEKEAERSFTFANEVEKVHAQLYEKALRTMEEKKLVDIYVCPVCGYTVEETVPENCPVCNAKGKTFRKID; translated from the coding sequence ATGAGCAAGACCACGGAGAATCTGAAGGCGGCCTTTGCCGGCGAATCCCAGGCCAACCGCAAATACCTGGCCTTTGCGGCCAAAGCCGACCAGGAGGGGTATCCCCAGATTGCCCGGCTCTTCCGGGCGGCGGCGGAGGCCGAAACCATCCACGCCCACAATCACCTCAGGGCCCTCAAGGCCATCCGCTCCACCAAGGAGAACCTGCAGGAGGCCATCGCCGGGGAGTCTCACGAATTCAAGCACATGTATCCCCAGATGATTGCCGAGGCCCAGGCCGAGGGGGAAAAAGAGGCGGAGCGCTCCTTTACCTTCGCCAACGAAGTGGAGAAGGTCCACGCCCAGCTCTATGAGAAGGCCCTCCGCACCATGGAGGAGAAAAAGCTGGTGGACATCTACGTCTGCCCGGTGTGCGGCTACACCGTGGAAGAGACCGTGCCGGAGAACTGCCCGGTGTGCAACGCCAAGGGCAAGACCTTCCGCAAGATCGACTGA
- the cobA gene encoding uroporphyrinogen-III C-methyltransferase — MLGKVYLVGAGPGDPGLITVKGQELLRRARVVIYDQLASPELLKEAPPEADLIYVGKKAGAHALPQEEINRLLVAKAHEAPVVVRLKGGDPFVFGRGGEEAEALAAAGVPFEVVPGVTSAVAVPAYAGIPVTHRGLAALVTFVTGHEDPTKGKSDIPWAELARLPGTLVFLMGVKNLADNCARLLAGGRAPETPAALIQEGTLPTQRTVTGTLADIARRAEEAGISPPAILVVGEVAGLRQRLQWWETRPLWGQVAVVTRTRQQAGALSRRLTELGARVLEIPALVILPPEDFGPLDQALACLWDFHWLIFTSANGVEAFFRRLWEQGRDLRAVGHLRLGAIGPATAQALERRGLRADIIPGSFVAEELAQALLPHLRPGDRVLLPRAAQAREALPEILRQAGVQVEVVPAYRMAPPAEIPAEARPFLEEGRVDILTFASSATVHHFAALVGRERFIRLARRAVVAAIGPITAATLGEYGITPQVQPREYTIPALAEALAAYFQARREGEGRG, encoded by the coding sequence ATGCTGGGGAAAGTATATCTGGTGGGGGCCGGGCCCGGGGATCCCGGCCTCATCACTGTCAAAGGTCAGGAGCTCCTCCGGCGGGCCCGGGTGGTCATCTATGACCAGCTGGCCAGCCCGGAGCTCTTAAAAGAGGCGCCGCCGGAGGCCGATCTCATCTATGTGGGCAAAAAAGCCGGGGCCCACGCCTTGCCCCAGGAAGAGATCAACCGCCTCCTGGTGGCCAAGGCCCACGAAGCCCCGGTGGTGGTGCGCCTCAAGGGCGGCGACCCCTTCGTCTTCGGCCGGGGCGGGGAGGAGGCCGAGGCCTTGGCCGCGGCCGGTGTGCCCTTTGAGGTGGTGCCCGGGGTGACCTCGGCAGTGGCGGTCCCGGCCTACGCCGGCATCCCGGTGACCCACCGGGGCCTGGCCGCCCTGGTGACCTTCGTCACCGGCCATGAAGACCCCACCAAAGGCAAAAGTGACATTCCCTGGGCAGAGCTGGCCCGCCTTCCCGGCACCCTGGTCTTTCTCATGGGGGTGAAGAACCTGGCGGACAACTGCGCCAGGCTCCTGGCGGGCGGCCGCGCCCCGGAGACCCCGGCGGCCCTCATCCAGGAGGGCACTCTCCCCACCCAGCGCACCGTCACCGGCACCCTGGCCGATATCGCCCGGCGGGCCGAGGAGGCGGGCATCAGCCCCCCGGCCATCTTGGTGGTGGGCGAGGTGGCAGGCCTGCGGCAGCGCCTTCAGTGGTGGGAGACGCGGCCCCTGTGGGGCCAGGTGGCGGTGGTGACCCGCACCCGCCAGCAGGCCGGGGCACTCTCCCGGCGGCTCACGGAGCTGGGAGCCCGGGTGCTGGAGATTCCGGCCCTTGTCATCCTGCCGCCGGAGGACTTTGGCCCCCTGGACCAGGCCTTGGCGTGTCTCTGGGACTTTCACTGGCTCATCTTCACCAGCGCCAACGGGGTGGAGGCCTTTTTCCGGCGTCTGTGGGAGCAGGGCCGGGACCTGCGGGCGGTGGGGCACCTCCGGCTGGGGGCCATCGGCCCGGCCACCGCCCAGGCGTTGGAACGCCGGGGTCTCAGGGCCGATATCATTCCAGGGAGCTTTGTGGCCGAGGAGCTGGCCCAGGCCCTGCTCCCCCACCTGCGGCCCGGGGACCGGGTCCTCCTGCCCCGGGCGGCCCAGGCCCGGGAGGCCCTGCCGGAGATTTTGCGCCAAGCGGGGGTGCAGGTGGAGGTGGTCCCGGCCTACCGCATGGCGCCGCCGGCGGAGATTCCGGCGGAGGCCCGGCCGTTCCTGGAGGAGGGGCGGGTGGATATCCTCACCTTTGCCAGCTCCGCCACGGTGCATCATTTCGCCGCTTTGGTGGGCCGGGAAAGGTTCATCAGGCTGGCCCGGAGAGCGGTGGTGGCCGCCATCGGCCCCATCACCGCGGCCACCCTGGGGGAATATGGCATCACCCCCCAGGTGCAACCCCGGGAATACACCATCCCGGCCCTGGCCGAGGCGCTGGCGGCGTATTTTCAGGCGCGCCGGGAAGGGGAGGGGAGAGGATGA
- a CDS encoding protease inhibitor I42 family protein, which translates to MLELTEQDCGAERDVKAGGLVRLVLTEPGGTGYLWEPRDLDTARLELLETTTARRGDKELLGGPHDRIFLFRALRPGKVRLILELRRPWEKGEPPPRTCSITLNIL; encoded by the coding sequence ATGCTGGAACTCACGGAGCAGGATTGCGGCGCGGAGAGGGACGTCAAGGCCGGCGGGCTGGTCAGGCTGGTGTTGACCGAACCCGGCGGCACCGGCTATCTCTGGGAGCCCAGGGACCTGGACACGGCGCGCCTTGAGCTCCTAGAGACCACCACCGCCCGGCGGGGGGACAAGGAACTTCTGGGGGGTCCCCATGACCGCATCTTTCTCTTTCGGGCGCTGAGACCGGGGAAGGTGCGCCTCATCCTGGAGTTACGCCGCCCCTGGGAAAAAGGGGAACCGCCCCCCAGGACCTGCAGCATCACCTTGAATATCTTATAG
- a CDS encoding acyloxyacyl hydrolase, with amino-acid sequence MTWFRAGLITVGVILLLTTLWQTPSAAGQFQWSGVRHEAGLRLVYGKNTQEADVRVVGILPRFGWVLVRPGSTWLAGFGVSFVLEGIFTAVQAEKNGVELGLTPLLRLTYPWGRQVLLFVEGGAGVIGEFFDSPAVPHTFNFTPQVGGGLEVALARNLGLVLAYRFRHSSNAGLYEDNPAFDVHLFQAGISYYF; translated from the coding sequence ATGACCTGGTTTCGGGCCGGCCTCATCACTGTGGGAGTCATCCTACTGCTGACGACTCTGTGGCAGACTCCCTCCGCTGCCGGCCAATTTCAGTGGTCCGGGGTGCGGCATGAGGCGGGCCTGCGCCTGGTCTACGGGAAGAACACCCAGGAGGCCGACGTCCGGGTGGTGGGGATCCTGCCCCGCTTCGGCTGGGTCCTGGTGCGGCCCGGCAGCACCTGGCTGGCGGGCTTTGGGGTCTCCTTCGTGCTGGAGGGCATCTTCACCGCGGTCCAGGCCGAGAAAAACGGGGTGGAGCTGGGGCTCACGCCGCTCCTCAGGCTCACCTACCCCTGGGGCCGGCAGGTCCTCCTGTTTGTGGAAGGGGGGGCCGGGGTGATCGGGGAGTTCTTTGACAGCCCGGCGGTGCCCCACACCTTCAATTTCACCCCTCAGGTCGGCGGCGGCCTGGAGGTGGCGCTGGCCCGCAACCTGGGTCTGGTGCTGGCCTACCGCTTCCGGCATTCCTCCAACGCCGGACTCTACGAGGACAACCCCGCCTTCGACGTTCATCTCTTCCAGGCCGGCATCAGTTACTACTTTTGA
- the rnc gene encoding ribonuclease III: protein MPRPDRSRPYPELAALEARLGLSFRDPGLLRQALRHSSYAHENPDSGPSNEQLEFLGDAVLSLTVSHLLLRAFPRSPEGELSKRRAALVNARTLAAVARGLRLGDFLLLGKGEERQGGRGKTSLLADALEAVLAAVYLDQGLEAAAALVETWLGPLLAAQEDLEFQDAKTRLQEWAQARGQAPPEYVVLEESGPSHARRFRVALRLGGETLAEGCGRSKKAAEQEAARQVLAALAQGRGTQVTE from the coding sequence ATGCCTCGTCCTGATCGTAGCCGGCCCTATCCTGAGCTTGCCGCCCTGGAAGCCCGCTTGGGACTGAGTTTTCGGGATCCGGGGCTGTTGCGGCAGGCCCTGAGGCACAGCTCCTATGCCCACGAAAACCCGGACAGCGGCCCCAGCAATGAACAATTGGAGTTTCTGGGGGATGCGGTCCTGTCCCTCACCGTCAGCCATCTGCTTCTCCGGGCCTTTCCCCGCAGTCCGGAGGGGGAGCTTTCCAAACGCCGGGCCGCCCTGGTCAACGCCCGCACCCTGGCGGCGGTGGCCCGGGGCCTCAGGCTGGGAGACTTCTTACTGTTGGGCAAGGGGGAGGAACGCCAGGGCGGGCGGGGCAAGACTTCCCTCTTGGCTGACGCCCTGGAGGCGGTGCTGGCCGCGGTCTATCTGGACCAAGGACTGGAAGCCGCCGCCGCTCTGGTGGAAACCTGGCTGGGACCCCTGCTCGCCGCCCAGGAGGACTTGGAGTTTCAGGACGCCAAGACCCGCCTGCAGGAGTGGGCCCAGGCCCGGGGACAGGCGCCCCCGGAGTATGTGGTGCTGGAGGAAAGCGGCCCCAGCCACGCCCGCAGGTTCCGGGTGGCCCTCCGGCTGGGAGGGGAAACTTTGGCGGAAGGCTGCGGCCGCAGCAAAAAGGCGGCGGAGCAGGAGGCCGCCCGTCAGGTCCTGGCGGCCCTGGCCCAGGGAAGAGGGACGCAGGTTACAGAATAG
- a CDS encoding GAF domain-containing protein: MSFKERLYLRSFQEISKSLGSTLAVSEVLDTIVRQITEAMGLKGATIRLVNPKTNTLELAASFGLSEKYLNKGPVDMDKSIADALSGRPVAILDVANDPRIQYPQEAKEEGIASMLAIPMVSKGKVIGVMRLLTSEPHDFTMDEVDFACAVADLGAQAIANARMYEDRLRELNFLKGMLEVSKAINSALDVKKVLQLLVKTATTSLDIKAAAVRLLDEKRQKMELVASYGLSDRYINKGPVTTDKSITEAMMGKAVSIYDVASDPRASYPKELAEEGIRSILSVPISLKGKVIGVMRLYTSEPRDFTDDEITFMASLAEQAALAMENARLYQKLKGEYEELMGDLYRFTGFTRTI, encoded by the coding sequence ATGTCATTCAAAGAGCGCCTGTATCTGAGGAGTTTCCAGGAAATCAGCAAATCCCTGGGGTCCACTCTGGCGGTGAGCGAGGTCCTGGACACCATTGTGCGTCAGATCACCGAGGCCATGGGGCTCAAGGGAGCCACCATCCGCCTGGTCAACCCCAAAACCAACACCCTGGAGCTGGCCGCCTCCTTCGGGTTGAGTGAGAAGTATCTGAACAAAGGTCCGGTGGATATGGACAAAAGCATCGCCGATGCCTTGAGCGGCCGGCCGGTGGCCATTCTGGACGTGGCCAACGACCCCCGCATCCAGTATCCCCAGGAAGCCAAGGAGGAAGGCATCGCCAGCATGCTGGCCATCCCCATGGTCTCCAAGGGCAAGGTCATCGGCGTCATGCGCCTGCTCACCTCCGAGCCCCACGACTTCACCATGGATGAGGTGGATTTCGCCTGCGCCGTGGCTGACCTGGGGGCCCAGGCCATCGCCAACGCCCGGATGTACGAGGACCGCCTCCGGGAGCTCAACTTCCTCAAGGGCATGCTGGAAGTCTCCAAGGCCATCAACTCCGCCCTGGACGTGAAAAAGGTGCTCCAGCTGCTGGTGAAGACCGCCACCACCTCCCTGGACATCAAAGCCGCGGCGGTGCGCCTCCTGGACGAGAAGCGCCAGAAGATGGAGCTGGTGGCCTCGTACGGCTTGAGCGACCGCTACATCAACAAAGGGCCGGTGACCACGGACAAGTCCATCACCGAGGCCATGATGGGCAAGGCCGTGTCCATCTACGACGTGGCCAGCGACCCCCGGGCCAGCTACCCGAAGGAGCTGGCGGAGGAGGGCATCCGCTCCATCCTGTCGGTGCCCATCTCGCTCAAGGGCAAGGTCATCGGGGTCATGCGCCTCTATACCAGCGAACCCCGGGATTTCACCGACGATGAGATCACCTTCATGGCTTCCCTGGCGGAACAGGCGGCCCTGGCCATGGAAAACGCCCGCCTCTACCAGAAGCTCAAGGGCGAATACGAGGAACTCATGGGGGATCTCTACCGCTTTACCGGGTTTACCCGCACCATCTGA
- a CDS encoding radical SAM protein: MLTLTLEPTNACIRRCRHCCVNPADPPCSLPVELAASLLEQARAVGIREVYLTGGEVALYQDLEELLALIATAGFTFTLVTSGWRFRERLLPALLRPEVTEYLKGVCFSLDGARAGTHDALRGEGSFDEVVEALGLCVLKGLPRVLKSVITRLNEGELTELALLGAMWGVQEHNFILPQPTPRLLREGLLPEPEELLKLAAWVRHSLARTVRGHIRVEGWLEPEESLVPCPAFTNLAVDSSGRQVLCCNYLHLAEEENLPSHLGREYVAHLMQVTLKEGLRRQYHLLAELMSARLAGDTPAGLGRCLCYWCLDFFGKLAWLEDFPHSAWRINRQAT; this comes from the coding sequence ATGCTCACCCTGACCCTGGAGCCCACCAACGCCTGCATCCGCCGCTGCCGGCATTGCTGCGTCAATCCGGCGGACCCTCCCTGCTCCCTGCCGGTGGAGCTGGCGGCTTCTCTTCTGGAGCAGGCCCGGGCGGTGGGCATCAGGGAGGTGTATCTCACCGGCGGCGAGGTGGCCCTGTATCAGGACCTGGAGGAGCTCCTGGCCCTCATCGCCACAGCCGGCTTCACCTTCACCCTGGTCACCAGCGGCTGGCGCTTCCGGGAGCGGCTCCTGCCGGCGCTCCTGCGGCCGGAGGTGACGGAGTACCTGAAAGGCGTCTGCTTCAGCCTGGACGGCGCCCGGGCCGGGACGCACGACGCCCTCCGGGGGGAAGGCTCCTTCGACGAGGTGGTGGAGGCCCTGGGCCTGTGCGTCCTCAAGGGCCTGCCCCGGGTCTTAAAGAGCGTCATCACCCGCCTCAATGAAGGGGAGCTCACCGAGCTGGCCCTGTTGGGGGCCATGTGGGGGGTGCAGGAGCACAACTTCATCCTGCCCCAGCCTACCCCACGGCTGCTCCGGGAAGGGCTCCTGCCGGAGCCGGAGGAGCTGCTGAAGCTGGCGGCCTGGGTGCGCCACAGTCTGGCCCGCACGGTGCGGGGGCACATCCGGGTGGAGGGCTGGCTGGAGCCCGAGGAGTCCCTGGTGCCTTGCCCCGCCTTCACCAACCTGGCGGTGGACAGCTCCGGCCGCCAGGTCCTGTGCTGCAATTACCTGCATCTGGCGGAGGAGGAGAACCTCCCCAGCCACCTGGGCCGGGAATACGTGGCCCATCTCATGCAGGTGACCCTGAAGGAGGGCTTGCGGCGCCAGTATCACCTGCTGGCGGAGCTGATGTCGGCCCGTCTGGCAGGGGACACGCCCGCCGGCCTGGGCCGCTGCCTGTGCTACTGGTGTCTGGACTTCTTCGGCAAGCTGGCGTGGCTGGAGGATTTCCCCCATTCAGCCTGGCGGATAAACCGGCAGGCGACCTGA
- a CDS encoding tetratricopeptide repeat protein, protein MARPCRSLLVLVTFWCLTGSGPAFAAALAGKLVAMEGEVQILSGAGGSWTPARPDQNLFVGDTIQTGPDSRAAILLVDESRIKLHANTILLLKQVVPSPRFGGVVPAGVETGESIYEVPRGQIWLHNKNERFKGRLETPAFTIAPRGTEFTIRVAPDGSGRVILLEGEVCLIHVEGEMCLRPGEEGVIIPGRAPSKRVLARPADAVQWVLSYSGIFSYRDLPLTAATETREPAAVSLSQGQADYDAGRLEAARTAAEAALRLQPSDPRALTLLGWIALQTQDPATAAALFRRVSPPTPMSLVGQALALFRQGDAAGAYRLLEAGAGRLPADARLTAMRGFFALTLGKPEEARERFQAAQGQSPALALPLAFLAQVELVQGHKEAARQAVQAALVRHPSSPMAHFTQGLVRLAFFDPEAGRADFSQALKLDPRFISAYVYLARTWLGGDDLDRAQRVISQALSLAPTEAEVLSLAGFIRLAFRDFDGARRYFEEAVRRDPSLGEPHIGLAHCEFRQRRLAEGVREMLTATLLEPRVALYQTQFGKALYQVRSFGKALETYDYAKTLDPKDPTPYLYKGIALSDLNRPGEAIQEINRSIALNDNVAMFRTRLALDRDLAVRNYNLARSYDQLGLRDWAFSKAITAVKRDPLSSSAHLFLSKSYATSTQGPYVTTLAQFAEDIKFRLLAPSNEASFESLRNDNYTPMFEMPYKRVLANVTVGTWREKNTVQDYYLQAYGGRPGLGGLVEGRFIEDNGIRDTNSRISQLSPLVNIKWDPSVKTSIQGQVQYSDVKGGDISFFNDYSYKNDPYLHFIQRFRYYDLGVVHRFSPRATLLAYYTYQRWDFFRLDFPLFPFNLYRIVNDREFHNFQLQQNLVWGKHNFIFGGSLFSGRNYAKQAAFLDGVTAFQTDARLPERSQGAYFFDYWRLHPRVLVELGLMYDNARISRAGFPTTRHVSQWSPVVGVNLQISPQHTLRLGLQRHMMTHGPWLALPLLPTETAGLPWMVFVESGTDLRQAGLSWEAEWGPRTFTALRLEALRFSVPGFNDATGQPQWQTWKTYRAAFTLNRILLPSLGLVTGVVGQRVVPDLNFTYSQFSAGVPFQDFSDLRGFLLLSWLHRSGWQAGMRVSVLQQWLKDRNDTLFGLVDLRLGKELAHKRGLVSLEVTNLFNRRFFYALEPTFFNQEFFPARQILFKLALYY, encoded by the coding sequence ATGGCAAGGCCTTGTCGCAGTCTCCTTGTCCTCGTGACGTTCTGGTGCCTCACCGGTAGCGGCCCGGCCTTCGCCGCGGCCCTGGCGGGGAAGCTGGTGGCCATGGAAGGGGAGGTCCAGATCCTCTCCGGCGCCGGCGGCTCCTGGACCCCGGCCCGGCCGGATCAGAACCTGTTTGTGGGGGACACCATCCAGACCGGGCCGGATTCCCGGGCCGCCATCCTGCTGGTGGACGAATCCCGCATCAAACTGCACGCCAATACCATCCTGCTCCTGAAGCAGGTGGTCCCTTCCCCCCGGTTCGGCGGGGTCGTGCCCGCGGGCGTGGAAACGGGGGAGAGCATCTACGAAGTCCCCCGGGGGCAGATCTGGCTGCACAATAAAAACGAGCGCTTCAAAGGCAGGCTGGAGACCCCGGCCTTCACCATCGCTCCCCGGGGGACCGAGTTCACCATCCGGGTGGCCCCCGACGGCAGCGGCCGGGTCATCCTGCTGGAGGGCGAGGTCTGCCTCATCCATGTGGAAGGGGAGATGTGCCTCCGGCCGGGGGAGGAGGGGGTGATCATCCCCGGCCGGGCCCCCAGCAAACGGGTCCTGGCCCGGCCGGCGGACGCGGTGCAATGGGTGCTCTCCTACTCCGGCATCTTCAGCTATCGGGACCTGCCCCTCACCGCCGCGACGGAGACCCGAGAACCGGCGGCGGTCAGCTTGAGTCAGGGCCAGGCGGATTATGATGCCGGCCGGCTGGAGGCGGCCCGCACGGCCGCCGAAGCCGCCCTCAGGCTACAGCCCTCCGACCCCCGGGCCCTCACCCTCCTGGGCTGGATTGCCCTCCAGACCCAGGACCCCGCCACCGCGGCCGCCCTCTTCCGCCGGGTGAGCCCGCCCACTCCCATGAGCCTTGTCGGCCAGGCCTTGGCCCTCTTCCGGCAGGGGGATGCTGCCGGGGCCTACCGCCTCTTGGAGGCCGGGGCAGGCCGCCTGCCCGCCGACGCCCGGCTCACCGCCATGCGGGGCTTTTTTGCCCTGACCTTGGGCAAGCCGGAGGAGGCCCGGGAACGGTTTCAGGCCGCCCAGGGGCAGTCTCCCGCCCTGGCTCTGCCCCTGGCCTTCCTGGCCCAGGTGGAGCTGGTCCAGGGGCACAAAGAGGCAGCCCGCCAGGCGGTTCAGGCGGCCTTGGTCCGCCACCCTTCCTCTCCCATGGCCCATTTCACCCAGGGGCTGGTGCGCCTGGCCTTTTTCGACCCCGAGGCCGGCCGGGCCGATTTTTCCCAGGCCCTGAAACTGGATCCCCGCTTTATCTCCGCCTACGTCTATCTGGCCCGCACCTGGCTGGGGGGCGACGACCTGGACCGGGCCCAGCGGGTCATTTCCCAGGCCTTGAGCCTGGCCCCCACGGAGGCTGAGGTCCTGAGCCTGGCCGGCTTCATCCGCCTGGCCTTCCGGGATTTCGACGGCGCCCGGCGCTACTTTGAGGAAGCCGTGCGCCGGGACCCCAGCCTGGGGGAGCCCCACATCGGCCTGGCCCACTGCGAATTCCGCCAGCGGCGCCTGGCGGAGGGGGTGCGGGAGATGCTCACCGCCACCCTGCTGGAGCCCCGGGTGGCCCTCTATCAGACCCAGTTCGGCAAGGCCCTCTACCAGGTGCGCAGCTTCGGGAAGGCCCTGGAGACCTATGACTACGCCAAGACCCTGGACCCCAAGGACCCCACCCCCTATCTCTACAAGGGCATTGCCCTGTCGGATCTGAACCGGCCCGGCGAGGCCATCCAGGAGATCAACCGCTCCATCGCCCTCAATGACAACGTGGCCATGTTCCGGACCCGCCTGGCCCTGGACCGGGACCTGGCGGTGCGCAACTACAACCTGGCCCGCTCCTACGACCAGCTGGGGCTCCGGGACTGGGCCTTCAGCAAGGCCATCACTGCGGTGAAGCGGGATCCCTTGAGCAGCTCCGCCCACCTCTTTCTCTCCAAAAGCTATGCCACCAGCACCCAGGGGCCGTACGTCACCACCCTGGCCCAATTCGCCGAGGACATCAAGTTCCGGCTTCTTGCCCCTTCCAATGAGGCCAGCTTTGAGAGCCTGCGCAATGACAACTACACCCCCATGTTCGAGATGCCCTACAAACGGGTGCTGGCCAATGTCACGGTGGGCACCTGGCGGGAGAAGAACACCGTGCAGGATTATTACCTCCAGGCCTATGGCGGCCGCCCCGGCCTGGGAGGGCTGGTGGAGGGCCGCTTCATTGAGGATAACGGCATCCGGGACACCAACAGCCGCATCAGTCAATTGTCCCCCCTGGTGAATATCAAATGGGACCCCAGCGTCAAGACCAGTATCCAGGGGCAGGTGCAGTATTCAGACGTCAAGGGCGGCGATATCAGCTTTTTCAACGACTACAGTTACAAGAACGACCCTTATCTGCATTTCATCCAACGTTTTCGCTACTACGACCTGGGGGTGGTGCACCGCTTCTCCCCCCGGGCCACCCTGCTGGCCTACTATACGTACCAGCGCTGGGACTTTTTCCGCCTCGATTTCCCCCTTTTCCCCTTCAATCTCTACCGGATCGTCAATGACCGGGAATTTCACAATTTTCAACTGCAGCAGAACCTGGTCTGGGGCAAACACAACTTCATTTTCGGCGGCTCTCTCTTTTCCGGCCGCAATTATGCCAAGCAGGCGGCCTTCCTGGACGGGGTGACGGCCTTTCAGACGGACGCCCGCCTGCCGGAACGCTCCCAGGGCGCCTATTTCTTCGATTATTGGCGCCTGCATCCCCGGGTGCTGGTAGAGCTGGGGCTGATGTACGACAACGCCAGAATTTCCCGGGCCGGCTTCCCCACCACCCGCCATGTCTCCCAATGGAGCCCGGTGGTCGGGGTCAACTTACAGATCTCCCCCCAGCACACCCTGCGCCTGGGCCTGCAACGCCATATGATGACCCACGGCCCCTGGCTGGCGCTGCCTCTCCTCCCCACCGAGACCGCCGGCCTGCCCTGGATGGTCTTTGTGGAATCGGGCACCGACCTGCGCCAGGCGGGCCTCTCCTGGGAGGCGGAATGGGGGCCCCGTACCTTCACTGCCCTGCGACTGGAGGCCCTCCGCTTCTCGGTGCCCGGGTTCAATGACGCCACCGGCCAGCCCCAGTGGCAGACCTGGAAGACCTACCGGGCCGCCTTCACCCTCAACCGCATCCTCCTGCCCTCCCTGGGCCTGGTGACCGGGGTGGTGGGCCAGCGGGTGGTGCCCGACCTCAATTTCACCTATTCCCAGTTCAGCGCCGGGGTGCCGTTTCAGGACTTTTCCGATCTCCGGGGCTTCCTGTTGCTCTCCTGGCTGCACCGCTCCGGCTGGCAGGCGGGCATGCGGGTCTCGGTGCTACAGCAGTGGCTCAAGGATCGCAATGACACCCTCTTCGGCCTGGTGGACCTGCGCCTGGGAAAGGAGCTGGCCCACAAGCGGGGCCTGGTGAGCCTGGAGGTGACCAACCTGTTCAACCGCCGCTTCTTTTACGCTTTGGAGCCCACCTTTTTCAATCAGGAGTTTTTCCCGGCCCGCCAGATCTTGTTCAAACTGGCGCTGTATTACTGA
- a CDS encoding transcriptional repressor produces the protein MENLIKKLREHKISVTPQRLAVLAVLENRRDHPSAEQIYQEVRRQHPAISFNTVYKTLEILHQRGLVIKVNPLHEVARYDGQVHNHAHLVCRGCRRIYDVEKDFPSLALEPGDLPPGFRVESQTLTLWGLCRECQEKLDH, from the coding sequence ATGGAAAACCTCATCAAAAAACTCCGGGAGCACAAAATTTCCGTCACCCCCCAGCGTCTGGCGGTGCTGGCGGTGTTGGAGAACCGCCGTGACCACCCCTCCGCGGAGCAGATCTACCAGGAGGTGCGGCGGCAGCATCCCGCCATCTCCTTCAACACCGTTTACAAGACCCTGGAGATTCTGCATCAGCGGGGGCTGGTCATCAAGGTCAATCCCCTCCATGAAGTGGCGCGCTATGACGGCCAGGTGCACAACCACGCCCATCTCGTCTGTCGGGGCTGCCGCCGCATCTACGACGTGGAGAAGGATTTTCCCTCCCTGGCCCTGGAACCGGGGGACCTGCCCCCTGGCTTTCGGGTGGAAAGCCAGACCCTGACGCTGTGGGGTCTATGCCGGGAATGCCAGGAAAAGCTTGACCATTAA
- a CDS encoding desulfoferrodoxin FeS4 iron-binding domain-containing protein, giving the protein MPTKVDEIYLCKICGNKVKVLEAGGGQLVCCGVPMKLVES; this is encoded by the coding sequence ATGCCGACCAAAGTGGATGAAATCTATCTCTGCAAGATCTGCGGCAACAAAGTGAAGGTGCTGGAGGCCGGCGGCGGCCAGCTGGTCTGCTGCGGCGTGCCCATGAAACTGGTGGAAAGCTGA